A genomic region of Chionomys nivalis chromosome 12, mChiNiv1.1, whole genome shotgun sequence contains the following coding sequences:
- the LOC130885137 gene encoding eosinophil cationic protein-like: MGAKLLEPRLCLLLLLPLVIMVASVRVPRGLTPSQWFEIQHVNNRSGLQCTAAMQGVNNYTGRCKDKNTFLHTTFAAVVGVCGRPNTPCRNRTHTNCHNSPAQVSLTYCNLTTPATHYTQCRYQTSQATMFYRVACNNRTPQDNGTYPVVPVHLDGIF, encoded by the coding sequence ATGGGTGCGAAGCTGCTGGAGCCCCGACTTtgtctcctgctgctgctgccacttgTCATAATGGTCGCCTCAGTCCGGGTCCCACGGGGTTTGACCCCTTCCCAGTGGTTTGAAATCCAGCATGTAAATAATAGGTCCGGCCTCCAATGTACTGCAGCAATGCAGGGGGTTAACAACTATACAGGACGCTGCAAGGACAAAAATACTTTTCTTCATACAACTTTTGCTGCTGTTGTCGGTGTGTGTGGCAGACCAAATACTCCCTGCAGAAATAGGACACACACAAATTGTCATAATAGTCCCGCTCAAGTATCTTTAACTTACTGTAACCTCACAACTCCAGCAACACATTATACACAATGCCGATACCAAACGTCACAAGCAACAATGTTCTACAGAGTTGCTTGTAACAACAGAACTCCACAAGACAACGGTACTTACCCAGTGGTTCCGGTTCACTTGGATGGGATATTTTAG